Proteins from a single region of Candidatus Limnocylindrales bacterium:
- a CDS encoding DUF1501 domain-containing protein, translating to MITRRQFLKRAGVMGAAALAGPGLFERLLVQQAIAETFGDKYFVVIYLDGGNDGLNTVTPYDNGNGSLRSAYNVARATNSQLHLSPDVLEASLIGVDPNTGAQLALHPALSGLKDLYDLGKVAVLQGCGYPEYTTSHEYSRRIWQTADPLRAGVNTGWLGRYLAANYGGDDTVGVSMSETVAGELRQGTTGVLTMSRVQDFGFPYDPSFNVEDKRAAFAALCAAGSASSQPSLSSLGKTAMATLLSSEAYPSLDAYYNNARGGIWNPQYDAVAGTLSGDLREIAKMIYGVSQGVPNVGARFFQARALGYDLHADQGGAEATGQHSILHRALGDSLKVFYEDLADMGIADKTCILVWSEFGRRVPQNNNGTDHGSQGPAFLVGGSVLGGVYGDHPNISANALDASGNTEYRQGAAEFRSTDLRDVYGTILKHWLGMSAIDVASVLPLDAGDPQRYWTTSDFDLGML from the coding sequence ATGATCACTCGGCGACAGTTCCTCAAACGTGCCGGCGTGATGGGTGCGGCAGCCCTCGCGGGTCCCGGACTGTTCGAGAGGCTGCTCGTTCAGCAGGCGATCGCCGAGACGTTCGGCGACAAGTACTTCGTCGTCATTTATCTCGACGGTGGAAACGATGGTCTGAACACCGTCACGCCGTACGACAACGGCAACGGTTCGTTGCGATCCGCGTATAATGTCGCGCGGGCGACGAACAGCCAGTTGCACCTGAGCCCCGACGTTCTCGAGGCCTCACTCATCGGCGTCGATCCGAACACAGGCGCCCAGCTCGCGCTGCATCCTGCTCTTTCCGGCCTCAAGGACTTGTACGATCTCGGCAAGGTCGCCGTCCTGCAGGGCTGCGGCTATCCGGAGTACACGACCTCGCACGAGTATTCGCGCAGGATCTGGCAGACGGCCGATCCCCTTCGAGCCGGCGTGAACACGGGATGGCTTGGCAGGTATCTGGCCGCGAACTACGGCGGCGACGATACGGTCGGCGTCAGCATGTCGGAAACCGTCGCCGGCGAGCTTCGCCAGGGCACAACCGGCGTGCTGACGATGTCACGCGTGCAGGACTTCGGTTTCCCGTACGACCCGTCCTTCAATGTGGAAGACAAACGTGCGGCATTTGCCGCACTTTGCGCCGCGGGCAGCGCCAGCTCGCAGCCGTCGCTGTCGTCGCTCGGCAAGACCGCGATGGCGACGCTGCTGAGCAGCGAGGCGTATCCGAGTCTCGATGCCTACTACAACAACGCTCGGGGCGGTATCTGGAACCCGCAATACGATGCTGTCGCAGGCACGTTGTCCGGTGACCTGCGTGAAATCGCGAAAATGATCTACGGCGTCTCGCAAGGCGTGCCGAATGTCGGAGCGCGATTCTTCCAGGCACGCGCTTTAGGCTACGACCTGCACGCGGACCAGGGAGGCGCCGAGGCGACCGGCCAGCATTCGATCCTGCACAGGGCGCTCGGGGATTCGCTCAAGGTGTTCTACGAAGACCTCGCCGATATGGGGATCGCGGACAAGACGTGCATTCTCGTGTGGAGCGAGTTCGGCCGGCGAGTTCCGCAGAACAACAACGGCACCGACCACGGCTCGCAGGGCCCCGCCTTTCTCGTCGGCGGATCTGTCCTCGGCGGTGTCTATGGCGATCACCCGAATATTTCCGCCAACGCGCTCGACGCGAGCGGTAACACCGAGTACCGCCAGGGCGCTGCCGAGTTCCGCTCGACGGATCTGCGTGATGTCTACGGCACGATCCTCAAGCACTGGCTCGGAATGTCGGCGATCGACGTCGCTTCGGTTCTGCCGCTCGATGCAGGCGACCCGCAGCGCTACTGGACGACGTCCGATTTCGATCTTGGGATGCTTTGA
- a CDS encoding endonuclease/exonuclease/phosphatase family protein: MATVALWPSPASSQPLSVLTYNVHGLPPLLIGDRSGKVEAIAELLESLRTPDTSSAGARIIVALQEVFDRDYHRTLVGISASSFPFATVKNRGGTFGLGDGLVQLSVSAFARPFRVDWKKCFGRLGLYESDCDTDKGFSYARHAIAPGAFVDVYNLHADAGGDRGSFAARRSNIRQLLKAMQLLSPPGTAVIVMGDTNARYTRSPRDNVDQLLVAGGLRDVWVELVRGGRVPEPGPMMDVTCSRAPAGRDCELVDKIFYRSGSAVSFAPVKYEVLENFRDKRGRELSDHYPVAARFDVKVRSGLAESG, encoded by the coding sequence ATGGCGACGGTTGCGCTATGGCCGTCGCCCGCTTCGAGCCAGCCGCTGAGCGTCCTTACCTATAATGTCCACGGCCTGCCGCCGCTGCTGATCGGCGATCGCAGCGGAAAAGTCGAGGCGATTGCCGAGCTTCTGGAAAGTCTGCGCACGCCGGACACCTCCTCGGCCGGCGCCAGGATCATCGTCGCGCTCCAGGAGGTGTTCGACCGCGACTACCACAGGACGCTCGTCGGCATCTCCGCATCCTCGTTTCCGTTCGCGACGGTGAAGAACCGCGGCGGCACGTTCGGACTCGGCGACGGTCTCGTGCAGTTGTCCGTATCGGCGTTTGCGCGCCCCTTTCGCGTCGACTGGAAAAAATGCTTTGGCAGGCTCGGCCTGTACGAGAGCGACTGCGACACGGACAAGGGTTTTTCCTATGCACGGCATGCGATCGCGCCGGGGGCATTCGTCGACGTCTACAACCTTCACGCCGACGCAGGAGGGGATCGCGGCAGCTTTGCGGCGCGCCGCAGCAACATCCGCCAGCTCCTCAAAGCCATGCAACTGCTCTCTCCGCCGGGAACGGCCGTCATCGTGATGGGCGATACCAACGCACGCTATACCCGATCACCGCGCGACAACGTCGATCAGCTTCTCGTGGCAGGCGGCCTTCGCGATGTGTGGGTCGAGCTCGTGCGAGGCGGCCGGGTTCCGGAGCCCGGACCGATGATGGACGTTACGTGCAGCCGGGCTCCCGCCGGTCGCGATTGCGAGCTGGTGGACAAGATTTTCTATCGAAGCGGCAGCGCGGTCAGCTTCGCGCCTGTGAAGTACGAGGTGCTCGAGAATTTCCGCGACAAACGCGGGCGCGAGCTGTCCGACCACTACCCGGTTGCTGCAAGGTTCGATGTGAAGGTGAGGTCCGGGCTGGCAGAGTCCGGCTGA
- the hflC gene encoding protease modulator HflC: MDRRALPFLIALGLIIAAWNLAAFRVQQWMQAVVVQLGDPVRTVREPGLNFKLPFVQSVLYFDRRLLEYDASPREVLTKDKQQLLVDNYARWRILDPLLFYRTVRNEQGAASRLDDIIYSNVRENLGRHTFSEIISSSREQLMKEVTQITNERAHDFGIEIVDVRIKRADLPEKTEMNVFSRMRTERERLAKKFRAEGDEEARKIRSGSDKEVAILIAEARKQSEIRRGEGDAQAVKIFADAYGRDTDFYAFVRTLEAYRTSIKSGTSMILSPESDFLRYFRGSDPGTAR; encoded by the coding sequence ATGGACCGGCGTGCCCTCCCCTTCCTGATCGCGCTCGGCCTCATCATCGCGGCATGGAATCTTGCCGCTTTCCGCGTGCAGCAATGGATGCAGGCGGTCGTTGTCCAGCTCGGCGATCCGGTTCGCACCGTTCGCGAGCCCGGGCTCAACTTCAAGCTGCCGTTCGTCCAGAGCGTTCTGTATTTCGACCGGCGACTGCTCGAGTACGACGCATCGCCGCGCGAGGTGCTCACCAAGGACAAGCAGCAGCTTCTCGTGGACAACTACGCGCGCTGGCGCATCCTCGATCCGCTGCTGTTCTACCGGACGGTGCGCAACGAGCAGGGCGCGGCCTCGCGGCTGGACGACATCATCTACTCCAACGTGCGCGAGAATCTCGGCCGTCACACCTTCAGCGAGATCATCAGCTCCAGCCGCGAGCAGCTCATGAAGGAAGTCACGCAGATCACCAACGAGCGGGCGCACGACTTCGGCATCGAGATCGTCGACGTGCGCATCAAGCGCGCCGATCTTCCCGAGAAAACCGAGATGAACGTCTTCAGCCGCATGCGCACCGAACGCGAGCGGCTCGCGAAGAAGTTCCGCGCCGAAGGCGACGAGGAAGCGCGCAAGATCCGCTCGGGCTCCGACAAGGAAGTGGCCATCCTGATTGCAGAGGCAAGAAAGCAGTCCGAGATCCGCCGAGGTGAAGGCGATGCCCAGGCCGTGAAGATCTTCGCCGACGCCTATGGGCGCGACACCGACTTCTACGCGTTCGTGCGCACGCTCGAGGCCTATCGCACGTCGATCAAGAGCGGCACGTCGATGATCCTGTCGCCCGAGAGCGACTTCCTGCGCTACTTCCGGGGCAGTGACCCCGGAACCGCACGCTGA
- the hflK gene encoding FtsH protease activity modulator HflK, which produces MAEGWTPGQPNGGDRPFDPLEEARRLLGQYQVSATSGGGNARSGPPKWPVPPWALAVIALVLWLASGFFIIAPEERGIVLRFGRVVREAPSGPGYHLPWPVEEVLKPSVTRISKEEFGFRTVAVGPPAEYVDVDREALMVTGDENIVKLQFIVQYRIKPEESGATDFLFNVRNQTQTVRDAAEAAMREVIGRNDIDTALTEGKDRIQTDTQKLLQTILDQYDLGIEVATVKLQDVDPPDQVADAFKDVISAQQDRERLINESRGYANDVVPKARGQAAQLINEADAYVETKVKAAEGAAGRFIALHDEYAKAAAVTRTRLWIETMEDVMSRSNVLLLDEQSATHVVPYLPLDQMLRRTPGPLESEMPRGEGQ; this is translated from the coding sequence ATGGCCGAAGGTTGGACACCCGGACAGCCAAATGGAGGCGATCGACCCTTCGATCCGCTCGAAGAGGCACGCCGGCTGCTCGGACAGTATCAAGTGTCCGCGACCTCCGGCGGCGGCAATGCGCGAAGCGGGCCGCCGAAGTGGCCGGTGCCTCCGTGGGCGCTCGCGGTAATTGCGCTGGTGCTCTGGCTTGCGTCCGGGTTCTTCATCATCGCGCCCGAGGAGCGCGGCATCGTGCTCCGGTTTGGCCGCGTCGTACGCGAGGCGCCGTCTGGTCCCGGCTATCACCTGCCGTGGCCGGTCGAGGAAGTGCTCAAGCCGTCGGTCACACGCATCAGCAAGGAAGAGTTCGGATTCCGCACCGTGGCCGTCGGGCCGCCGGCCGAATACGTCGACGTGGACCGCGAAGCGCTGATGGTCACTGGCGACGAAAACATCGTCAAGCTCCAGTTCATCGTCCAGTATCGCATCAAGCCGGAGGAGTCCGGCGCGACCGACTTCCTCTTCAATGTTCGCAATCAGACCCAGACCGTGCGCGATGCCGCCGAAGCGGCGATGCGCGAAGTCATCGGCCGCAACGACATCGATACCGCGCTGACCGAGGGCAAGGACCGCATTCAGACCGACACCCAGAAGCTGCTCCAGACGATCCTCGATCAGTATGACCTCGGCATCGAGGTAGCGACGGTCAAGCTCCAGGACGTCGATCCTCCCGACCAGGTCGCCGACGCGTTCAAGGACGTGATCAGCGCGCAGCAGGACCGCGAACGGCTCATCAACGAGTCGCGTGGTTACGCCAACGACGTCGTGCCGAAGGCGCGCGGCCAGGCGGCGCAGCTGATCAACGAGGCCGACGCTTACGTGGAGACCAAGGTCAAGGCGGCCGAAGGCGCGGCCGGCAGGTTCATCGCTCTCCACGACGAATACGCCAAGGCCGCCGCGGTTACGCGGACACGGCTGTGGATCGAGACGATGGAAGACGTGATGTCGCGCAGCAACGTGCTGCTGCTCGACGAGCAATCGGCGACGCACGTGGTTCCGTATCTGCCTCTGGACCAGATGCTGCGGCGCACTCCGGGCCCGCTCGAATCCGAGATGCCGCGCGGCGAGGGACAGTAA